A part of Thermococcus sp. SY098 genomic DNA contains:
- a CDS encoding DNA polymerase domain-containing protein — protein sequence MILDTDYITKDGKPIIRIFKKENGEFKIELDRNFQPYIYALLESDDAIEEVKKITAKRGNKTVRVLKAEKVQKKFLGRPIEVWKLIFEHPQDVPAIREKIREHPKVIDIFEYDIPFAKRYLIDKGLIPMEGDEELKLLAFDIETFYHEGEQFGEGEIIMISYADENEAKVITWKKIDLPYVEVVSSEREMIKRFVQIVREKDPDVLITYNGDNFDLPYLIKRAQKLGLRLFISRDKEHPEPKIQRMGDRFAVEIKGRIHFDLFPVVKRTINLPTYTLEAVYEAVLGKKKTKLEAAEITAIWESEEGMKELAKYSMEDAKATYELGKEFFPMEAELARLIGQSVWDVSRSSTGNLVEWFLLRVAYQRNELAPNKPSDEEYQRRLRTTYLGGYVKEPERGLWENIVYLDFRCHPADTKVVVKGRGIVNISEVKEGDYVLGINGWHKVLKVWEYDYDGELINVNGLKCTPNHKLPVVTQKKRQTVIRDSYAKSMLTNKVRGRIITTDLFESIGGIEKQRANLSEEFILKSELAGIILAEGHLLRKDIRYFDSSRRRYRVSHQYRVEITVNEDEKELIDRINYIFEKLFGCRPSIRRKKNSKALTLQCAKKSVYLEIENIMREIENLDASSVLRGFFEGDGTINTVGRTVVANQGTRNKKKIELISKLLNKLGIRHSIYTHTDEKNGKRYTRYIIEIPWRGELVKFATLVGFISTRKKELLKRIIEQREMYQLENSGFYRLKEIHATKEYYKGKVYDLTLEGAPYYFANGILTHNSLYPSIIITHNVSPDTLEREGCKNYDVAPIVGYRFCKDFKGFISSILEELIETRTKIKKEMKATIDPVKRKMLDYRQKAVKLLANSHYGYMGYPKARWYSKECAESVTAWGRTYIETTIKEIEEKFGFKVLYADSVTGDTEIIIKENERIKFVKIKDLFKRTDYSVGEKEYCMLENIEALTLDNYGRLVWRKVPYVMRHKAKKRVYRIWFTNSWYLDVTEDHSLIGYLTTRELGGKKPLRERLIEVKPEELGRRIKSLITLNGAFARSASTTEVGTKLWELIGLLVGDGNWGGNSHWANYYVGLSTGEDLAEIERKILIPLKEAGIISNYYPKGKPGDISILSKWLAKFMNKYFKENGRKRIPEFMFRLPREYIAAFLRGLFTTDGTVSVRKSRGTLEVRLTNVNEDLINDVRRLLWLVGVSNSLFRESNPNRYKGKSSGTHSFHLRIKDKHAFIKKIGFITDRKNKRLENLKEAVPKSGIRRYQFDLVQPKKIEEIKYDDYVYDIEVEETHRFFANGILVHNTDGLYATIPGADAETIKKKAKEFLKYINSKLPGLLELEYEGFYLRGFFVTKKRYAVIDEEGKITTRGLEVVRRDWSEIAKETQAKVLEAILKDGSVEKAVEVVKKVVEDLAKYKVPLEKLVIHEQITKSLDEYKATGPHVAVAKRLKAKGIKVRPGMIISYIILKGDKKISDRAILLSEYDPKKHKYDPDYYIEHQVLPAVLRILEAFGYRKEDLRYQKTKQLGLGAWLNVRK from the coding sequence ATGATTCTCGATACTGACTACATCACGAAAGATGGAAAGCCCATAATCAGGATTTTCAAGAAAGAAAATGGCGAGTTTAAGATAGAGCTTGATAGAAACTTCCAGCCTTACATTTACGCTCTTCTTGAAAGTGATGATGCTATTGAAGAGGTTAAAAAGATAACAGCAAAAAGAGGAAACAAAACTGTCAGAGTTCTGAAAGCTGAAAAAGTTCAGAAGAAATTTTTGGGAAGACCAATAGAGGTGTGGAAGCTGATTTTTGAACATCCACAAGATGTTCCAGCGATTAGAGAAAAGATAAGGGAGCATCCAAAAGTAATCGACATTTTTGAGTATGACATACCTTTCGCAAAGCGTTATCTCATTGATAAGGGCTTAATTCCGATGGAAGGGGATGAAGAGCTCAAACTCCTTGCCTTTGATATAGAAACATTTTACCACGAGGGAGAGCAGTTTGGAGAAGGCGAGATAATAATGATTAGCTATGCGGACGAAAATGAAGCAAAAGTTATAACTTGGAAAAAGATTGATCTGCCGTATGTTGAGGTTGTTTCCAGCGAGAGAGAGATGATAAAGCGCTTTGTTCAAATTGTCAGAGAGAAAGATCCAGATGTTCTCATAACCTACAACGGGGATAACTTCGATCTGCCGTATTTAATCAAGAGAGCTCAGAAATTAGGACTGAGACTATTCATATCAAGAGATAAGGAACATCCAGAGCCAAAGATACAAAGGATGGGTGATAGATTTGCCGTGGAAATCAAAGGGAGGATCCATTTTGATCTGTTCCCCGTTGTAAAGAGAACAATAAATCTGCCCACCTATACCCTTGAGGCCGTATATGAAGCTGTCTTAGGCAAGAAGAAAACCAAACTTGAGGCTGCGGAGATAACTGCAATATGGGAAAGCGAAGAAGGTATGAAGGAACTTGCAAAATACTCAATGGAAGATGCTAAAGCAACCTATGAATTGGGCAAAGAGTTCTTTCCTATGGAAGCAGAGTTGGCGAGATTAATCGGGCAAAGTGTTTGGGATGTTTCCCGTTCGAGCACAGGTAACTTGGTTGAGTGGTTTTTACTGAGGGTTGCATACCAGAGAAACGAACTTGCCCCAAACAAACCAAGCGACGAAGAATATCAGAGAAGGCTAAGGACAACATATCTCGGAGGCTATGTTAAAGAGCCTGAAAGAGGACTATGGGAGAACATTGTCTACTTAGATTTTAGATGCCATCCAGCCGATACAAAAGTCGTCGTTAAAGGAAGAGGCATTGTTAACATAAGCGAAGTCAAAGAAGGAGATTATGTCTTGGGAATAAATGGATGGCATAAAGTGTTGAAAGTATGGGAATATGACTACGATGGCGAACTGATAAATGTAAATGGGCTTAAATGCACTCCAAACCATAAGCTACCGGTGGTTACACAGAAAAAGCGACAAACTGTGATACGGGACAGCTATGCGAAATCTATGTTAACAAATAAAGTTAGGGGAAGGATCATCACTACAGATCTCTTTGAATCAATAGGGGGAATTGAAAAACAAAGAGCAAATCTTTCTGAGGAGTTCATTCTAAAAAGTGAGCTTGCTGGCATAATTTTAGCTGAGGGACATTTGCTAAGAAAGGACATTAGATATTTTGACTCTTCACGGAGAAGATACAGAGTATCTCATCAATATAGGGTCGAAATAACTGTCAATGAGGATGAAAAAGAGCTCATAGATCGTATAAACTACATCTTTGAAAAGCTCTTTGGTTGTAGACCTTCAATAAGAAGAAAAAAGAACAGCAAAGCCCTGACATTGCAGTGCGCTAAGAAGTCAGTTTACTTAGAGATCGAGAATATCATGAGGGAAATTGAAAATCTTGATGCTTCTTCAGTACTTAGAGGCTTCTTTGAGGGAGACGGCACTATAAATACAGTTGGGAGAACAGTTGTAGCAAATCAAGGAACAAGAAACAAAAAGAAAATTGAGCTCATATCCAAGTTATTGAATAAACTTGGCATTAGGCACTCCATATATACTCACACAGACGAAAAGAATGGGAAGAGATACACACGTTACATAATTGAAATCCCATGGCGGGGAGAGCTTGTTAAATTTGCTACTCTGGTAGGATTTATAAGCACGAGAAAAAAAGAACTCTTAAAGCGGATTATTGAGCAGAGAGAGATGTATCAGCTGGAGAACAGCGGCTTCTACAGGTTAAAGGAAATCCACGCAACAAAAGAATACTATAAGGGCAAAGTTTATGATTTAACCCTTGAGGGTGCCCCCTACTATTTCGCAAATGGGATCTTAACTCACAATTCGCTGTATCCCTCAATAATAATCACGCACAACGTTTCGCCTGATACCCTCGAAAGAGAAGGTTGCAAAAACTACGACGTTGCCCCGATTGTCGGTTATCGGTTCTGTAAAGACTTCAAAGGATTTATATCATCCATACTTGAAGAGCTCATTGAAACAAGGACAAAGATAAAGAAAGAAATGAAAGCTACAATTGACCCTGTGAAAAGAAAAATGCTTGATTACAGGCAAAAAGCTGTGAAGCTTTTGGCAAATTCTCATTACGGCTATATGGGCTATCCAAAGGCAAGATGGTACTCAAAGGAATGTGCCGAGAGCGTAACGGCATGGGGGAGAACATACATAGAGACAACGATTAAAGAAATAGAGGAAAAATTCGGATTTAAAGTCCTTTATGCAGACAGTGTTACTGGGGACACGGAGATAATCATAAAGGAGAACGAGAGGATAAAATTTGTCAAGATAAAAGACCTATTCAAGAGAACTGATTACAGTGTTGGCGAAAAGGAATACTGTATGCTTGAAAACATTGAAGCTCTGACTCTTGACAACTATGGAAGGCTTGTCTGGAGAAAAGTTCCCTACGTGATGAGGCACAAAGCCAAAAAGAGAGTATATAGGATTTGGTTTACCAACTCATGGTATCTAGATGTTACTGAAGATCACTCTCTAATCGGCTACCTTACGACAAGAGAGCTGGGTGGAAAGAAACCCCTCAGAGAGAGACTTATTGAAGTAAAACCCGAAGAATTAGGAAGGAGAATAAAATCCTTGATAACTCTTAATGGAGCATTTGCAAGAAGTGCTTCGACTACAGAGGTAGGAACAAAGTTATGGGAGTTAATTGGACTTTTAGTTGGCGATGGGAACTGGGGAGGCAATTCCCATTGGGCAAATTACTACGTTGGTCTCTCAACGGGAGAAGACCTAGCAGAAATTGAGAGGAAAATCTTAATACCTCTCAAGGAGGCAGGAATAATATCAAACTACTACCCAAAAGGTAAACCAGGGGACATTTCAATACTTTCCAAGTGGTTGGCAAAGTTTATGAACAAATACTTTAAGGAAAATGGCAGAAAGAGAATCCCAGAGTTCATGTTCAGGTTACCCAGAGAATACATAGCGGCATTCCTTAGAGGACTGTTTACCACAGATGGAACCGTTAGTGTACGCAAATCTCGTGGAACTTTGGAAGTTAGACTCACAAATGTGAATGAGGACTTAATTAACGATGTTAGAAGGCTCCTTTGGCTTGTTGGGGTTTCAAATTCTCTCTTTAGGGAAAGCAATCCAAACCGCTACAAAGGAAAGTCCAGTGGAACACACTCATTCCACCTCAGAATTAAGGATAAACATGCTTTCATCAAGAAAATTGGGTTCATAACTGACCGTAAGAACAAAAGACTGGAGAACCTCAAGGAAGCTGTGCCAAAAAGTGGAATTAGAAGATACCAGTTTGATCTCGTTCAGCCCAAAAAGATTGAGGAAATTAAATACGATGACTACGTATATGACATCGAAGTTGAAGAAACTCACAGATTCTTTGCAAATGGCATTCTGGTTCATAATACAGATGGTCTCTATGCCACAATACCTGGAGCTGACGCTGAGACTATCAAGAAGAAGGCTAAAGAGTTCTTAAAATATATCAACTCTAAACTCCCAGGATTGCTGGAGCTTGAGTATGAAGGCTTTTACTTAAGAGGGTTCTTCGTTACAAAGAAGAGGTATGCAGTAATAGATGAAGAAGGCAAGATAACCACAAGAGGACTCGAGGTTGTGAGGAGAGACTGGAGCGAGATAGCAAAGGAAACCCAAGCAAAAGTTTTGGAGGCAATTCTGAAGGATGGTAGCGTCGAGAAAGCCGTTGAAGTAGTCAAGAAAGTGGTTGAAGACTTGGCAAAATACAAAGTTCCGCTTGAAAAGCTTGTGATACACGAGCAGATAACAAAAAGCTTGGACGAGTATAAAGCCACTGGGCCGCATGTTGCGGTTGCAAAGAGGCTCAAAGCTAAGGGAATTAAAGTGAGACCAGGTATGATAATCAGCTATATAATCCTCAAGGGGGACAAAAAGATAAGTGACAGGGCAATTCTATTGAGCGAATATGACCCAAAGAAGCACAAGTATGATCCGGATTATTACATTGAGCACCAAGTTCTGCCAGCAGTTTTGAGGATTTTGGAGGCTTTCGGATACAGGAAGGAGGATTTGAGGTATCAGAAGACCAAGCAGCTTGGATTGGGAGCCTGGCTGAATGTGAGGAAGTGA
- a CDS encoding HAD family hydrolase encodes MKLVSFDVWNTLLDINVMLEELTKALAELTKKEYKEVFEKVMEARGEIKELRKSKRGNPEKALEESQELLTKKLGCDVEIIKRATAKATLRVDERIVIEGAIEGLKAAKERGLIIITTGNVMFWPSAYTRLILERFGLADFIDRQFYSDELKAYKPMKEVFLKPLGYFGVKPEEALHIGDTYAEDFEGALNAGLWAVWINPEAEKVERIAERGFVVKNAGELGEVLDQLD; translated from the coding sequence ATGAAGCTTGTGAGCTTTGATGTCTGGAACACCCTCTTGGATATCAACGTTATGCTGGAGGAACTGACAAAAGCCTTGGCTGAGCTGACAAAGAAAGAGTATAAAGAGGTTTTTGAAAAAGTCATGGAAGCAAGAGGAGAAATCAAGGAGCTGAGAAAGAGCAAAAGGGGCAACCCAGAGAAAGCTCTCGAAGAAAGCCAAGAACTTCTCACAAAAAAGCTCGGCTGTGATGTTGAAATCATTAAGAGGGCGACTGCTAAGGCAACGCTCAGAGTTGATGAGAGAATTGTCATTGAAGGAGCAATTGAAGGCTTGAAAGCGGCAAAAGAAAGGGGTTTAATCATAATCACAACAGGCAACGTAATGTTCTGGCCTTCCGCCTATACGCGCTTAATTCTTGAGAGGTTTGGGCTGGCGGATTTTATTGATAGGCAGTTTTATTCCGACGAGCTCAAAGCCTACAAGCCTATGAAAGAAGTCTTCTTGAAGCCGTTGGGGTATTTTGGAGTTAAGCCGGAGGAAGCACTCCACATAGGCGACACCTATGCGGAGGACTTTGAAGGGGCGTTAAATGCCGGCCTGTGGGCGGTCTGGATTAATCCGGAGGCTGAGAAGGTTGAGAGGATAGCAGAGAGGGGCTTTGTTGTGAAGAACGCTGGAGAGTTAGGGGAGGTTTTGGACCAGTTAGATTAG
- a CDS encoding DUF3226 domain-containing protein: MRIVTGKRYENFKDAVLFPEHGKNSEELKEFVSSLEGEETVVTASLELVDLILERFKRTENGELLYSDTMKSLTLKEAHELRKYLDFDLRGASFGEFSKVNVIFCEGKTDSKFFKGVYKKLFGFKESRTTPENLKLIEKVFERDNFELLRKDDVFLAIIPSEGNAGVIRNLGNFLKAMDVFEFKVDKIGLAIDIDESAERVIESITGKLSSFKFTREGEDFRVGDVFIIPLLIGYHFKHPCVEWKKPTVEDLMLKLLEKQGVLRKIERAINILRIDLKRKLKPKEVIYLALASYGFWGNLEGFYEMFVMRSRKKNLEEILSAAGLLDKLAEVIK, translated from the coding sequence ATGAGAATTGTGACAGGAAAGCGTTATGAGAATTTTAAAGATGCGGTGCTTTTCCCAGAGCATGGAAAGAACAGTGAAGAGCTGAAGGAGTTTGTGAGCTCACTTGAGGGAGAAGAAACAGTGGTTACAGCGAGTTTGGAGTTAGTTGATCTTATCTTAGAGCGGTTTAAGAGAACAGAAAATGGGGAGCTTCTGTATTCTGATACAATGAAAAGCTTAACTTTGAAAGAAGCCCATGAGCTCAGAAAATACCTCGATTTTGATCTAAGAGGTGCATCATTTGGTGAATTTTCCAAAGTTAACGTTATCTTCTGTGAGGGCAAAACTGACTCGAAGTTTTTTAAAGGGGTTTACAAAAAGCTGTTCGGATTTAAAGAAAGCAGAACAACGCCTGAAAATTTAAAACTGATTGAGAAGGTCTTTGAGAGGGACAACTTTGAGCTTTTGAGAAAAGATGATGTATTTCTGGCAATAATCCCAAGTGAAGGCAACGCTGGGGTTATAAGGAACTTAGGAAACTTTTTGAAAGCTATGGACGTTTTTGAGTTCAAAGTTGACAAGATAGGATTGGCCATTGATATTGATGAGAGTGCTGAGAGGGTAATAGAATCAATAACGGGCAAGCTTTCTTCATTCAAATTCACAAGAGAGGGAGAGGATTTTAGAGTTGGAGATGTTTTTATAATACCGCTTTTAATTGGTTATCACTTTAAGCACCCGTGCGTGGAATGGAAAAAGCCAACTGTTGAGGATTTGATGCTTAAGCTTTTGGAAAAGCAAGGAGTGCTGAGGAAAATTGAAAGGGCAATAAACATTCTGCGCATTGATCTAAAGAGAAAGCTGAAGCCGAAGGAGGTAATTTATTTGGCTTTGGCATCCTATGGCTTTTGGGGAAACCTCGAAGGATTCTATGAAATGTTTGTGATGCGTTCGAGGAAGAAAAACCTTGAAGAAATTCTCTCTGCTGCTGGACTTTTGGATAAGCTGGCGGAGGTGATTAAATGA
- a CDS encoding DUF2391 family protein — protein sequence MSEELKQLNERFEKLSEQIEGLEKRFEKKPDKLGWDDIAQEIIGALTFSLPFLFTQEIWDIAKSLTMERAVGILILTLSIAYLFITKAKVSNIEREELFHIPKRLLTVVLISYLISAGLIYLYGINRLAEFSLTQYISATIIISTFAVIGAIAVDMVK from the coding sequence ATGAGTGAGGAACTAAAGCAACTTAACGAACGTTTTGAAAAGCTCTCGGAACAGATTGAAGGGTTAGAGAAGAGGTTTGAGAAGAAACCTGATAAACTGGGGTGGGATGATATAGCTCAGGAAATCATTGGTGCCCTGACGTTTTCTCTCCCATTTCTCTTTACACAAGAAATCTGGGACATAGCAAAGTCTTTAACTATGGAACGGGCGGTTGGAATTCTGATTTTGACCCTCTCAATTGCTTATCTTTTCATAACAAAAGCAAAAGTTTCAAACATTGAGAGGGAGGAACTGTTCCACATACCAAAACGCCTTTTAACGGTAGTCTTAATCTCATATCTGATATCCGCGGGCTTGATATACCTGTATGGTATAAACAGACTTGCTGAGTTTTCTTTGACTCAATACATAAGTGCGACCATCATAATAAGCACCTTTGCCGTGATTGGTGCAATAGCCGTTGATATGGTGAAGTAA
- a CDS encoding S-layer protein, protein MRKVLSVILSVLFLVSVAGAVQGFNFKVNSTNSIIVLPTTKIVNGQPLHIGEDAITGSKLGALLVLKGIREVTYSTYVDVPIEYHSVLIQDNNQYYKLNSVDMPDVGINVGNSPVGDAIVVAVNFSRVLYNDTIKKAQFNDRSIKIIFNENTTPLNLGGETAKIVSTVVDGKDTMYIYSYEENSGSKALGETLTINGWKIKFRDIDTEQEKTLVDISFPSGFVRTDTLYKNKYYILYVDANGDEDFEPFDSYPSARIQELLQAGIKKMLIISPTDFFVGIGGTRQVTYKYEYYEKVRMYQDGEVYEGQWVWDIDPTNNLFVLYLHVDPDNNFPKVVLDDGQMLKLPIDGLNIQPVFAKDENGEITGIAGYRFVRIDTVKKKVTVKTVKADVIDDVNKLIIEDIQLTKLPSDKNVIIVGGWVSNKAWKLLEQVYGSSTIQSIKDEIMSKGYIVKVLDNPNNPEYKVIILAGKDYTLTRKAVEEFMNEI, encoded by the coding sequence ATGAGAAAAGTTTTGAGCGTAATACTATCTGTTTTGTTTTTAGTATCTGTTGCAGGAGCAGTGCAGGGGTTCAATTTTAAAGTAAACTCAACAAACAGCATTATTGTTTTACCAACGACGAAGATAGTTAATGGACAGCCCCTCCATATAGGCGAGGATGCCATCACTGGATCAAAATTGGGAGCCCTCCTTGTGCTCAAAGGCATAAGAGAGGTAACATACTCCACATACGTTGATGTACCTATTGAGTACCACAGCGTTCTAATTCAGGATAACAATCAGTACTACAAGCTGAACAGTGTGGATATGCCAGATGTAGGAATCAACGTCGGGAACTCTCCAGTAGGGGACGCAATTGTTGTTGCAGTCAACTTTTCGAGGGTTTTATACAACGATACAATTAAAAAAGCACAGTTCAACGACAGGAGCATTAAGATAATCTTCAATGAAAATACAACCCCCCTGAATCTTGGAGGAGAAACCGCTAAAATAGTTTCCACAGTGGTTGATGGAAAGGACACCATGTACATCTACTCATATGAGGAAAACTCCGGTTCAAAGGCTCTGGGTGAAACGCTGACAATAAATGGATGGAAGATCAAGTTCAGAGATATTGACACCGAGCAGGAAAAAACCCTTGTGGACATATCCTTCCCGAGCGGATTCGTGAGGACAGATACGCTCTATAAGAATAAGTACTACATCCTCTACGTTGATGCCAACGGAGATGAAGACTTTGAACCCTTTGACTCTTATCCCTCAGCAAGGATTCAGGAGCTTTTGCAGGCTGGAATTAAGAAGATGCTGATCATCTCCCCAACAGACTTCTTTGTTGGTATAGGAGGCACAAGACAGGTCACATACAAATACGAATATTACGAGAAAGTTAGAATGTATCAGGATGGCGAAGTCTACGAGGGACAGTGGGTTTGGGACATAGACCCAACCAACAATTTGTTCGTACTGTATCTCCATGTCGATCCAGACAACAATTTCCCCAAAGTTGTACTCGATGACGGTCAAATGCTGAAACTTCCAATTGATGGGCTTAACATTCAGCCGGTGTTTGCAAAAGATGAAAACGGCGAGATAACTGGAATTGCAGGCTACAGATTTGTCAGAATTGATACCGTGAAAAAGAAGGTAACTGTAAAAACCGTTAAAGCTGACGTTATCGACGATGTAAACAAGCTAATAATAGAGGACATTCAACTAACAAAGCTGCCCAGTGATAAGAATGTGATAATTGTTGGAGGGTGGGTCAGCAATAAAGCATGGAAACTACTGGAACAGGTTTATGGTTCGAGCACAATCCAGAGCATAAAGGATGAAATAATGAGCAAGGGATACATTGTCAAAGTCCTGGACAATCCAAACAATCCAGAGTATAAAGTTATAATACTTGCGGGCAAGGACTACACACTGACAAGGAAAGCTGTTGAGGAGTTTATGAACGAGATTTGA
- a CDS encoding DUF998 domain-containing protein, which translates to MKVKSKDLLEIGAASGFLLPIIFAIMLSIAIALNPWFSFHKNALSDLGSLKVQTRYVFNSGLIIMGLLGIVFSLAAVRYFGSNMMHILTVAMAFLIAVGIFPEEYGKIHSIPAILFYLLSLTGIFYAGVILRKRGKQKLSLFSMIGSVGTFALMIATLGKSGLAVPEMIGAVFILSWIVVISHKMLKETKRKESNIKSRS; encoded by the coding sequence ATGAAGGTGAAGTCAAAGGATCTCTTGGAGATAGGGGCGGCGTCTGGGTTCCTCTTGCCCATAATCTTTGCAATAATGTTAAGCATAGCTATAGCTCTTAACCCTTGGTTTTCTTTCCATAAAAATGCCCTGAGCGACTTGGGCTCTCTTAAAGTCCAAACCCGGTATGTTTTCAATTCAGGCTTAATCATCATGGGTCTCCTTGGCATTGTCTTTTCTCTGGCAGCTGTTAGGTATTTTGGCTCAAATATGATGCACATCCTTACGGTTGCAATGGCATTTTTAATAGCCGTAGGGATTTTCCCAGAGGAGTACGGAAAAATTCATTCGATCCCTGCGATTCTGTTTTATTTGTTGTCTCTTACTGGAATCTTTTATGCTGGGGTTATCCTTAGAAAACGTGGGAAACAAAAGCTCTCCTTATTCAGCATGATAGGTAGTGTTGGCACATTTGCTTTAATGATAGCAACACTTGGAAAATCTGGATTGGCTGTGCCAGAAATGATAGGTGCCGTTTTTATACTTTCTTGGATCGTTGTGATAAGCCATAAAATGCTAAAAGAGACAAAAAGGAAAGAGTCAAACATCAAATCTCGTTCATAA
- a CDS encoding MFS transporter: MLQKFNRDAKILIALNAVGQLFLQFSFFIIPFYLRALGYSMNDMGVFFSLRTFIGALFFLFAGQISLKIGYKKSLLLGAVLGFTGRILQVTALNYYVLLLGFLLVGVNMGIRQPNFSALLSEEVGDELRHHAFSISFGLGTIFNAVGVLLAGFMPNFLENAFGITAQLAYRLVLAFSFLQFLITIPALLIIKDVPVENPKIRWRKELIIRILKFSIPSAIIGLGAGITIPYMQLYFDMRFGVTLAAISGVFFFQQLVMGLGSFILPKLVDRIGPVKTITLFQSSAALLFAVFPSINIFTLAAFFYIIRSILMNIVWPINDSFMLGFFSTEEKATAVGIRRAFSTFMRGIGNYIGGFLFGISLSYPFYTTATLYIIATFTFYFFFAKYNKA; encoded by the coding sequence ATGCTCCAGAAGTTCAATAGGGATGCCAAAATACTCATTGCATTGAACGCAGTAGGACAGCTGTTTCTCCAGTTTTCCTTCTTCATAATCCCGTTCTATTTGAGAGCGCTTGGATATTCAATGAATGACATGGGAGTGTTCTTCTCACTGAGAACATTTATCGGTGCTCTGTTCTTCTTGTTTGCTGGTCAAATCTCATTGAAAATCGGCTATAAAAAATCTCTCCTTCTTGGAGCGGTTTTAGGCTTTACTGGGAGGATACTTCAGGTTACTGCTCTAAATTACTACGTTCTCCTGCTCGGATTTCTCCTTGTTGGAGTGAACATGGGCATAAGACAGCCAAACTTCTCTGCCCTCTTAAGTGAAGAGGTTGGAGATGAGCTTAGGCATCATGCGTTTTCAATAAGCTTTGGTCTTGGAACCATATTTAATGCTGTGGGGGTTTTGTTAGCGGGTTTTATGCCAAATTTCTTAGAGAATGCTTTTGGAATTACTGCCCAGTTGGCATATAGATTGGTTTTAGCATTTTCCTTTCTGCAGTTTTTAATCACCATCCCTGCGCTTTTGATAATAAAGGATGTTCCGGTGGAAAATCCAAAAATAAGGTGGAGGAAGGAGCTGATAATAAGGATCCTCAAGTTTTCAATCCCCTCGGCGATAATAGGTCTCGGTGCAGGCATAACAATCCCCTACATGCAGCTTTACTTTGATATGCGGTTTGGAGTTACTTTAGCAGCTATAAGCGGTGTTTTCTTCTTCCAGCAGCTGGTTATGGGTCTCGGATCATTCATACTTCCAAAGCTTGTGGATAGAATAGGCCCAGTAAAAACAATAACACTGTTCCAAAGCTCTGCGGCTCTGCTTTTTGCTGTGTTTCCATCAATTAATATATTCACATTAGCGGCTTTCTTCTACATCATAAGAAGCATACTAATGAACATTGTCTGGCCGATTAACGATTCTTTCATGCTTGGGTTTTTCTCAACTGAGGAGAAAGCTACGGCTGTTGGGATTAGAAGGGCATTTTCAACCTTCATGAGGGGGATAGGAAACTATATAGGTGGGTTCCTCTTTGGAATATCCCTCAGCTATCCATTCTACACAACCGCAACTTTGTACATAATTGCCACCTTTACGTTTTACTTCTTCTTTGCCAAATACAACAAAGCTTAA